In Tachysurus fulvidraco isolate hzauxx_2018 chromosome 11, HZAU_PFXX_2.0, whole genome shotgun sequence, one DNA window encodes the following:
- the LOC125145858 gene encoding tripartite motif-containing protein 29-like translates to MNIMAKVVEKQKTDVECDSCTGRKRKAVNSCLVCLASYCEEHLKPHYQSPAFKKHKLVEACAELQEKICSEHDKLLEIYCRTDQSLICHLCMEKQHKDHDTVTAETERTEKESDTVNIELS, encoded by the exons ATGAATATTATGGCTAAAGTGGTAGAGAAACAGAAGAccgatgtggagtgtgattcctGCACAGGGAGAAAACGCAAAGCTGTTAATTCCTGTCTGGTTTGTTTAGCCTCCTATTGTGAGGAACATCTTAAACCTCACTATCAGTCTCctgcctttaagaagcacaagttagttgaagcctgtgcagagctccaagagaagatctgctctgaacatgacaaactgctGGAGATCTACTGTCGTACTGACCAAAGCCTCATCTGTCACTTGTGTatggaaaaacaacacaaagaccATGATACAGTTACAgctgaaacagaaagaactgaaaaGGAG tcagatacggTCAATATAGAGTTAAGTTGA